CGAAGCTGCAGTGGGATCCCCTGCTCGACGTGATGCTCAACCGACTGCCCTGCCGCTTCATCCCGGCCACCCCCGCGGGACGTGCGGCCTCGGTCCCCGCGATCTCGGCGTTGTCCAGCTCCATGGGCTCCGATGACGCGCTGGTCATCTTCCCCGAGGGAGGCAACTTCACCGAGAAGCGCCGTCACCGTTCCATCGCGAAGCTCGAGGAGCTCGGGCTACACGAGCAGGCCGATCAGGCCCGAGCCATGCGCCACGTCCTCGCGCCCCGCACGACCGGGGCGCTCGCCGCGATCAACGCCGCCCCGACCGCCGACGTGGTGTTCGTCGCCCACACCGGCCTCGAGGACCTGTCGACGCCCGTCGACCTCTGGCGCGGGTTGCCGATGGACTCCGACGTCTCCGCGAAAGCCTGGAGGGTGTTCCCGCCCGACATCCCGCGCGATCCCGAGGAGCAAAAGGCGTGGCTGTTCCGCTGGTGGGTCGAGGTCGATCGCTGGATCGTCGAGCGGCGGGGCGTCGAGCGCGTCCCCGATGCCATCGTTCGTCGCGCCATGGACCTCAGCGACATCGACTTCCACCCCGACGACGTGGGCGCCTGACCCACGCGCAACCCCCCCCCGCCTCCCCTCCCTCGCCGAACTCCTCCCCCGATCATGCGTGATAT
Above is a genomic segment from Actinomycetota bacterium containing:
- a CDS encoding 1-acyl-sn-glycerol-3-phosphate acyltransferase, with amino-acid sequence MPPRWLRRVLFAPAVLALVVFMLVSMPLAAVIAAVAVPFVPGRWRPVRVLWFTFVYLLVEAIGLVTAFGLWVASGFGWKLHTQRFEDAHYQLLRFLLGFLVRSARWTFNLSITIDEEDLHTVEGTGRPPIIVLARHAGPGDSFLLVAMLLIRGWRPRIVLKSKLQWDPLLDVMLNRLPCRFIPATPAGRAASVPAISALSSSMGSDDALVIFPEGGNFTEKRRHRSIAKLEELGLHEQADQARAMRHVLAPRTTGALAAINAAPTADVVFVAHTGLEDLSTPVDLWRGLPMDSDVSAKAWRVFPPDIPRDPEEQKAWLFRWWVEVDRWIVERRGVERVPDAIVRRAMDLSDIDFHPDDVGA